One segment of Opitutaceae bacterium DNA contains the following:
- a CDS encoding LacI family DNA-binding transcriptional regulator: protein MRSHASGPSLRSIAQRAGVSVAAVSMALRNHPRIPAATRTRLQQLALDLGWKPNPLLAEAMSAIRSGQPVTERVTLAWVTAHPRRDGWKRFPFFRRVHEGAVARAMAAGYHLEHFWLGDADGHAARLSDIIATRGITGVMIAPLPAPDAMALDWSQFSAVAIAYTLTAPRLHRASDNHVASARTAVRALAAGGHRRIGLALSREHDRRVMGLWTAGYLLQMFDDGRSDAASIHKPARLEETAFLDWFGRNKLDAVVGADACILNWLRASGRRVPKDASYADLDVDKPDGTIAGIVQDAEGIGSAALDMLAGQLLRHERGIPDRPKLILIESKWCNGASARPVTAQEIGCAVIGSAGRIEDSPPSVVHPAAFD, encoded by the coding sequence ATGCGAAGCCACGCATCCGGTCCTTCACTTCGTTCAATCGCGCAGCGTGCGGGTGTCTCCGTCGCCGCCGTTTCAATGGCTCTTCGAAATCACCCACGCATTCCCGCAGCCACCCGGACGCGACTGCAGCAACTTGCACTCGACCTGGGTTGGAAGCCGAATCCGCTCCTTGCCGAGGCGATGAGCGCGATTCGCTCCGGCCAGCCGGTGACTGAACGGGTGACGCTCGCATGGGTCACCGCACATCCCCGCAGGGATGGCTGGAAAAGATTCCCCTTTTTTCGTCGCGTCCATGAAGGCGCGGTTGCGCGTGCGATGGCGGCGGGGTATCACCTTGAGCATTTCTGGCTCGGTGATGCCGACGGGCATGCCGCCCGGCTCAGCGACATCATCGCCACCCGCGGCATCACCGGAGTCATGATCGCGCCGCTTCCGGCACCGGACGCAATGGCGCTCGACTGGAGCCAGTTCTCCGCTGTTGCGATCGCATACACGCTGACCGCACCTCGACTTCATCGCGCGAGCGACAATCATGTCGCTTCCGCTCGCACGGCAGTGCGGGCGCTTGCCGCCGGCGGACACCGCAGAATCGGACTTGCGCTTTCGCGAGAGCATGATCGCCGTGTGATGGGCCTGTGGACCGCCGGATACCTGCTGCAAATGTTTGATGATGGCCGGTCGGATGCTGCAAGCATCCACAAGCCTGCCAGACTTGAAGAGACGGCATTCCTCGACTGGTTTGGCCGCAACAAGCTTGATGCGGTTGTCGGGGCGGATGCATGCATCCTCAACTGGCTTCGCGCGAGCGGACGAAGGGTGCCGAAAGACGCCTCCTATGCTGATCTTGATGTCGACAAGCCTGATGGAACAATCGCCGGAATTGTTCAGGATGCCGAGGGAATAGGGTCGGCGGCGCTCGACATGCTTGCGGGTCAACTGCTGCGTCACGAAAGGGGCATTCCAGACAGGCCCAAGTTGATCCTGATCGAGAGCAAATGGTGCAATGGTGCAAGTGCCCGGCCTGTCACCGCCCAGGAGATCGGTTGCGCCGTGATCGGCAGCGCGGGGAGAATCGAGGATTCCCCTCCGTCAGTCGTGCATCCGGCTGCTTTCGATTGA
- a CDS encoding DUF4340 domain-containing protein, whose amino-acid sequence MRTKVTLVLVFLNVALFFFIFYILRPSISEATRDQSRRLVLGSKASNVQKLEILGNAEPVRMELRGDGWYLTSPIEWPVAEHAIRTILNELQLLEREASFSKEDLEKSGMTLADYGLDKPALTLTLTPGNPTGASGPGSGPPIVLKVGAETKGGNRLYILSPDGDRVLVVKRTLLDSLRIPVDQLRRDKLFAIPHYEVRSLSLQVVAATTLRVRLRQEGNRWLFETPIRTRASKDRTELAISQLSGLTASSFPPQSATDPARTGLANPAFRVTLEGINRRETLNLGLAVPTEGNGSSSAGDSDFILMFAKLEDRAAVFTTAVPRTLLSTIRDSQEELRERKILDLDGRTVTAITLRAGNLPELTLQRLDTNPSAQAAGDAPGMWQIVRPLSSGTGVQTLPADTATVDRLLQQLAFLEAKRFFSDAPSAADLENWGFSRPLREITVTLAQPATPPVDALRGSLPIVLQIGIESPTAGLYYARLDKDDYIYLVDGSILSQTPVEARIFREKRLRDLPAGASIAGLSLSRLDGSIIFSRKLAPEETWAAALADFSPDKRAAVESLLEHLRTLRAKSIVVDAFQPTIQLDGIEKPWSYRLDMTLSYSGAGAKAEESTIFLSERTGGGTQLAGTSDFGGVVFEVEQAVLDALWTLTYGPRDPGPLPIVPPATKAGAP is encoded by the coding sequence ATGCGCACAAAGGTCACGCTCGTTCTGGTCTTTCTGAACGTCGCACTTTTCTTCTTCATCTTCTACATTCTGCGTCCATCGATCAGCGAGGCGACGCGGGACCAGTCCCGGCGCCTGGTGCTCGGGTCGAAGGCATCCAACGTTCAAAAGCTCGAGATCCTCGGCAATGCCGAACCCGTCCGCATGGAACTGCGCGGCGATGGATGGTACCTGACTTCGCCCATCGAGTGGCCGGTGGCCGAACATGCCATCCGGACAATTCTCAACGAGCTCCAGTTGCTTGAGCGCGAGGCGAGCTTCAGCAAGGAGGATCTGGAGAAGAGCGGCATGACCCTCGCCGATTATGGCCTGGACAAGCCCGCGCTGACCCTGACCCTGACGCCGGGAAATCCCACCGGAGCCTCCGGGCCGGGATCAGGCCCGCCGATCGTGCTCAAGGTTGGCGCCGAGACCAAGGGAGGAAACCGCCTCTACATCCTTTCTCCCGATGGCGACCGCGTGCTGGTGGTGAAACGAACGCTGCTCGACAGCCTGCGCATTCCCGTTGACCAGTTGCGACGGGACAAGCTCTTCGCCATCCCTCACTATGAGGTGCGTTCGCTGAGCCTTCAGGTGGTCGCCGCCACCACGCTCCGGGTCCGCCTCAGGCAGGAGGGAAACCGCTGGCTGTTCGAAACTCCGATTCGCACGCGCGCCAGCAAGGATCGCACCGAGCTGGCGATCAGCCAGCTCAGCGGACTGACGGCCTCCTCGTTCCCTCCTCAGTCGGCAACGGATCCCGCGCGCACCGGACTGGCCAATCCGGCCTTCCGGGTCACCCTGGAGGGAATCAATCGGAGAGAGACGCTCAACCTGGGTCTGGCCGTGCCGACTGAAGGCAACGGTTCGTCCAGCGCGGGGGACTCCGATTTCATCCTGATGTTCGCAAAACTTGAAGACAGGGCGGCGGTTTTCACAACCGCGGTGCCCAGGACCCTGCTCTCGACAATCCGGGATTCCCAGGAGGAACTGCGTGAACGAAAGATACTCGATCTCGATGGACGCACCGTTACAGCCATCACTCTTCGCGCGGGAAACCTTCCCGAGCTCACGCTTCAGCGCCTGGATACGAACCCTTCGGCACAGGCAGCCGGAGATGCTCCCGGAATGTGGCAGATTGTGCGACCGCTATCCTCCGGAACAGGGGTGCAGACGCTCCCTGCGGACACCGCCACCGTGGACCGGCTTCTGCAGCAGCTCGCCTTTCTGGAGGCGAAACGTTTCTTCAGCGACGCGCCGAGTGCCGCAGACCTTGAAAACTGGGGTTTCAGCCGACCCTTGCGGGAGATCACCGTGACACTTGCGCAACCGGCGACACCGCCCGTTGACGCCCTTCGCGGATCCCTCCCCATTGTTCTGCAGATCGGGATCGAGAGCCCGACGGCGGGCCTCTATTACGCAAGACTGGACAAGGATGACTACATCTACCTGGTGGACGGAAGCATCCTGAGCCAGACGCCCGTCGAGGCGCGGATTTTCCGGGAAAAGAGGCTTCGGGATCTTCCTGCGGGAGCCTCGATTGCCGGCCTTTCACTCAGCAGGCTGGATGGTTCGATCATCTTCTCCCGGAAGCTTGCTCCTGAGGAGACGTGGGCTGCCGCGCTCGCTGATTTTTCGCCGGACAAGCGTGCCGCGGTCGAATCTCTTCTCGAACATCTGCGCACGCTTCGCGCAAAGAGCATCGTAGTCGATGCCTTTCAACCCACGATCCAGCTTGATGGTATCGAAAAGCCATGGAGCTACCGCCTGGACATGACTCTCTCCTACAGCGGTGCTGGTGCCAAGGCGGAGGAGTCCACCATCTTCCTCAGTGAACGGACAGGGGGGGGCACACAGCTCGCCGGCACCTCTGATTTCGGAGGCGTTGTCTTCGAGGTCGAACAGGCTGTGCTGGACGCGCTTTGGACGCTCACCTACGGCCCCCGCGATCCAGGCCCGCTTCCGATTGTTCCGCCGGCAACCAAGGCTGGAGCGCCCTGA
- a CDS encoding response regulator, with product MASLPTLPQIQWLRRLSALSAVALVGLGVAILSGWLSMPELIAAVQDTQFSVRMKSGAGLIFFGVALLGCHLDLRRAAWLALAPAILGGVAVWEFLSYHAGMLGGEIQNRSMHLPSAASRQIPLMVASAFLCGGLVVAWLGQRKRPRFRTLALAMLGSMALAVGFATTIGYILKLPTIYSWGSSSESAPISAATLVGLGCAGMMFAWRESAKVRPGAPPWIPLPVIVGSLALTLIFSAGLRTRELEFGRTNTEYQLNSFASAMDLELDRQLGAFARLGRRWGENADPAPSVREADAAAYLADSPGAHAILLLDAARNPIHVYPLRGNEGSLGVSFDKETVRRETLDIAQKTLGSALSGTIVIPGMGPGFAIFAPLLNGNRVVGYVGGEFTYRRFFGAIDMKAKLAGRYHCTVSIDGVRVYPPMDDAPGVPEEAIIKAFTVHDRRVHIELSPTEALLASNRRYLPELALIAGIGITLLLGLSVHLARAARSGLRAAEQSNRRLLAENDERRRVEGMLKVSDERLRLALDSTLLGIFEWQLATNRVYYSPGIWSIVGHDPASTPLTFEVWETFVHPDDLERYREAWNLQLCGERNLIDPEYRIRVADGSWRWVYARSRAFTANDQPGVPVRIIGTIQDVTSRKAAEHALRESQSAARKLSLVASRTDNMVIIAKPDGTIEWVNESFLRIMEYSLAEVVGRGPQFFMTGPESDPRIVRRVKSAMERGEGISTDLVNYSKTGRKYHVHLEIQPVRNEQGVLENFIAIEADITGRVATETALRRAKAEADDASRAKSEFLASMSHEIRTPMNGVIGMTSLLLETPLSPEQSDYVATIRTSGEALLTIINDILDFSKIESGKMELEQQPVDLQACVEEAFDLFAMAAAAKGVELTYYIHEGVPDWITGDATRLRQVLVNLVNNAVKFTPQGSVAVEVSRADPPEGAPENQNRIWACFAVHDTGIGIPPERVNRLFKPFSQVDSSTTRKYGGTGLGLAICQRLTALMGGEIRVESAINQGSVFSFTIPIEPVPAPDGIAPIPLPRELQYQSVLCAGNETRTLRRLARILRTGDVVAEPAESAGEALRLLTTGKPFAAIVDQGILASEAGEILSARLASLRLPTVVLVPVGAQSGQVGERSSLATAAKPLKTQSLIRALASVMAASRTDAPSPAVPPAQAQILAGEVPISVLVVEDNPVNQKVALRFLERLGYRAATAGNGLEALTALTQHPHDLVFMDLQMPEMDGFEASRKIREIFPKSRQPVIVALTANALQGDREACMAAGMDDYVTKPVKINEIAEIIRKHFADHGGGVALRSS from the coding sequence ATGGCATCTCTCCCGACACTGCCCCAGATCCAATGGCTGCGACGTCTGTCCGCACTGTCTGCGGTTGCGTTGGTGGGCCTGGGTGTGGCGATCCTTTCAGGCTGGTTGTCGATGCCGGAGCTGATCGCGGCGGTTCAAGACACCCAGTTTTCGGTAAGGATGAAGTCCGGAGCCGGTTTGATATTTTTCGGTGTCGCCCTGCTGGGCTGCCATCTGGACCTTCGTCGGGCGGCGTGGCTCGCGCTGGCTCCGGCAATTCTCGGTGGGGTGGCGGTTTGGGAATTTCTCTCCTATCACGCGGGTATGCTCGGAGGCGAGATCCAGAACAGGTCGATGCATCTTCCGAGCGCCGCATCCCGGCAGATTCCATTGATGGTGGCATCTGCCTTCCTTTGCGGTGGACTGGTTGTTGCATGGCTTGGCCAGCGCAAGCGCCCCCGCTTTCGAACGCTCGCGCTTGCGATGCTGGGTTCCATGGCGCTTGCCGTGGGATTCGCCACGACGATCGGCTACATTCTCAAGCTCCCCACCATCTACAGTTGGGGCTCTTCCTCCGAGTCGGCCCCGATCAGCGCAGCAACCCTGGTCGGTCTTGGGTGCGCCGGAATGATGTTTGCCTGGAGGGAGAGCGCCAAGGTCCGCCCCGGCGCCCCGCCGTGGATCCCGCTTCCGGTCATCGTGGGATCGCTGGCGCTGACTCTGATTTTCTCCGCGGGTCTGAGAACCCGTGAGCTGGAGTTTGGACGCACCAACACGGAATATCAATTGAACAGCTTTGCGAGTGCGATGGATCTCGAACTCGACCGTCAGTTGGGCGCTTTTGCGCGACTCGGCAGGCGTTGGGGGGAGAACGCGGATCCCGCACCCTCGGTGCGCGAGGCTGACGCCGCAGCGTACCTTGCGGATTCACCCGGGGCACACGCCATACTTCTGCTTGATGCAGCACGGAATCCCATCCACGTCTATCCTCTGCGCGGAAACGAGGGCTCGCTCGGTGTGTCGTTCGACAAGGAAACGGTTCGACGTGAGACACTGGACATAGCTCAAAAGACGCTGGGATCCGCGCTTTCCGGCACCATTGTCATTCCTGGCATGGGGCCCGGATTTGCCATCTTTGCCCCGTTGCTCAACGGAAATCGCGTGGTTGGTTATGTGGGTGGCGAGTTCACCTACAGACGCTTTTTCGGTGCAATCGACATGAAGGCAAAACTGGCGGGGCGCTATCATTGCACAGTGTCGATTGATGGCGTCAGGGTCTATCCGCCGATGGATGATGCTCCAGGTGTTCCTGAGGAGGCCATTATCAAAGCCTTCACCGTGCATGACCGGCGCGTGCACATTGAGCTCTCTCCGACAGAGGCGCTTCTGGCTTCAAACCGGCGGTATCTGCCGGAACTCGCGCTGATTGCGGGAATCGGCATCACACTCCTGCTAGGGCTTTCCGTGCATCTTGCCCGGGCTGCCAGGTCGGGGCTGAGGGCAGCCGAACAATCGAACAGGCGCCTGCTTGCCGAGAACGACGAGAGACGGAGGGTGGAAGGCATGCTGAAGGTTTCGGATGAGCGGCTTAGGCTGGCCCTCGACTCCACCCTGCTGGGCATCTTCGAGTGGCAGCTCGCGACGAATCGAGTCTACTACAGTCCCGGCATCTGGTCCATTGTCGGCCACGATCCGGCGTCCACTCCCCTCACCTTTGAGGTATGGGAGACGTTTGTGCATCCCGATGATCTCGAGCGATACCGTGAAGCCTGGAACCTCCAGCTCTGCGGTGAGCGCAATCTGATCGATCCAGAATACAGGATTCGCGTTGCGGACGGCTCCTGGCGCTGGGTCTATGCGCGATCGCGGGCGTTTACCGCCAACGATCAGCCGGGTGTGCCCGTCCGCATCATCGGCACCATCCAGGATGTCACGTCTCGAAAGGCTGCGGAGCACGCGCTTCGTGAAAGTCAGTCCGCCGCACGCAAGCTTTCGCTGGTTGCCTCGCGGACCGACAACATGGTCATAATCGCCAAGCCGGACGGCACCATCGAATGGGTCAACGAATCCTTCCTCCGGATAATGGAATACTCACTCGCCGAGGTGGTCGGACGTGGCCCCCAGTTTTTCATGACCGGGCCTGAGAGCGACCCCCGCATTGTCCGGCGCGTCAAGTCGGCGATGGAGCGCGGTGAAGGCATTTCAACCGATCTCGTCAATTACTCGAAGACAGGAAGAAAGTACCATGTCCATCTCGAGATCCAGCCTGTCCGCAATGAACAGGGAGTGCTGGAGAACTTCATTGCCATTGAAGCCGACATAACGGGCCGCGTGGCCACTGAAACCGCGCTGCGCCGGGCCAAGGCGGAAGCCGACGACGCCTCCCGCGCGAAGAGCGAATTCCTGGCCTCCATGTCCCATGAGATCCGGACTCCGATGAACGGGGTGATCGGCATGACCAGCCTTCTGCTTGAAACGCCGCTCTCACCCGAGCAGTCGGACTACGTTGCGACCATACGCACTTCCGGCGAGGCGTTGCTGACGATCATCAACGACATCCTGGATTTTTCAAAGATTGAATCGGGCAAGATGGAGCTCGAACAGCAGCCCGTTGATCTGCAGGCCTGTGTCGAGGAGGCCTTCGACCTTTTCGCCATGGCCGCCGCGGCAAAAGGAGTCGAGCTGACCTACTACATCCATGAGGGCGTCCCGGATTGGATCACGGGTGACGCCACCCGCCTGCGGCAGGTCCTTGTCAATCTTGTGAACAACGCGGTGAAATTCACCCCCCAGGGCAGTGTGGCGGTCGAGGTGTCCCGGGCGGATCCACCGGAAGGCGCGCCTGAAAACCAGAATCGGATCTGGGCATGCTTTGCGGTGCACGACACCGGCATCGGCATTCCGCCGGAACGCGTCAACCGGCTCTTCAAGCCCTTCAGCCAGGTCGATTCGTCAACCACGAGAAAGTACGGCGGCACGGGACTCGGGCTTGCCATCTGCCAGCGTCTCACAGCCCTCATGGGTGGAGAAATTCGAGTGGAGAGCGCAATCAACCAAGGCTCAGTCTTCTCCTTCACCATCCCCATCGAGCCGGTGCCTGCGCCGGACGGCATCGCACCGATTCCTCTACCGCGCGAACTTCAGTACCAGAGCGTGCTCTGTGCGGGCAATGAGACTCGAACGCTCCGGCGACTCGCTCGAATCCTGCGCACGGGCGACGTGGTCGCTGAACCCGCCGAGTCCGCTGGTGAGGCATTGAGGCTGCTCACGACGGGAAAGCCCTTTGCCGCCATAGTCGACCAGGGGATCCTCGCATCCGAGGCGGGTGAAATCCTCTCCGCACGCCTGGCTTCGCTCCGTCTGCCAACCGTCGTGCTTGTGCCGGTTGGCGCGCAATCCGGGCAGGTCGGAGAGCGGAGTTCGCTCGCAACCGCGGCAAAACCCCTGAAGACGCAGTCGCTCATCCGCGCACTGGCCAGCGTGATGGCGGCAAGTCGGACGGATGCCCCCAGTCCAGCCGTGCCGCCAGCCCAAGCCCAGATCCTTGCCGGCGAGGTCCCCATCAGCGTGCTCGTTGTGGAGGACAATCCGGTGAATCAGAAGGTTGCCCTTCGATTTCTGGAGCGACTCGGCTATCGCGCAGCAACCGCGGGCAACGGGCTGGAGGCGCTGACTGCACTCACCCAGCATCCGCACGATCTTGTGTTCATGGACCTCCAGATGCCGGAGATGGATGGATTTGAGGCCTCCAGAAAAATACGTGAAATCTTCCCCAAGTCGCGGCAGCCGGTGATAGTCGCACTCACCGCCAACGCGCTGCAGGGTGACCGCGAGGCGTGCATGGCCGCCGGTATGGATGACTACGTGACCAAGCCCGTGAAAATCAATGAGATTGCGGAGATCATCAGGAAGCATTTTGCGGATCATGGCGGAGGTGTCGCTCTCCGCTCATCCTGA
- a CDS encoding AsmA-like C-terminal region-containing protein yields the protein MTGILKLLGTSIRHCWRFTGTLLLWTGWLALGILLAVQITIATSRELALPFWARPHVEKRLAELGIRGTFGPTMIDTGGSMFIQDFRIFHPTVDEPLLTADSVFVRFDPRWLAVGRIVPLDLEIEGGTLWLPPMYSPTGRKEAALSEISVQLAVDGSDLLVSGLSARLGALGIRSHGRMKLPPQPGRLRRMSLHEMWAEGVHAYLRLMRQLQGPLEWINRLEGATLLVNLSESADKKAMAMADLDLIARRFRLPGNSVRGLAEPLILDGILLKTTFPIGGGRPSDLQLRCEVAHIEAPEERKVDDVDCVVGVTLDPASFRLAPKSLKSRIGTVVAAPWSARAITMETSLPRVAPSLSALFAGKLWSLSFDSLNLQTGASRLSVRGDISTQFIHWVGNAVGHPLEKEISLRSDPHLRAEVDLAAGWRPERFSGHVAVDAVVAHTVALDGASAEFECAGHTLRFKDITLEQGPSIARGSYWMDTQSHDFRFLLDGRLEPSGIGGWFHEWWPDFWLNFDFSRSVPSASVDVRGQWGRNSDLSVFVAAENGRTAIRGVQFDHVRTRLFVRPHFYDALFFRADQGPRFAHGTFARTVNWESRSWSRLEFDATSTMDLNEAARVIGIEGLGIVEPFKFSQPPQLRLSGQIDGPGSSKGGHRRVNLAFYAAGPGSYHDFPLKDISVNGTINDDDIVLDPIATGFAQGTAEGRVHLSGEDPSRRLGFDLRLKNAALGEGIRILEDFAAKRAGREPPKQSRLQEQIAAGRIDLAMSADGMFEDLLSYQGQGNAELTGADLAEIHLFGVLSQVLRRTLFNFSTLKLDAMQANFSIHGPKIHFPQIRVTGPRAAIDAKGDYLLDRKMLDATAKLYPFEQSSFILSNALGFVLTPLSEALEFKLTGPLDNPNWSFVYGPSNFLRALRGGNGSPVEPVNPSGK from the coding sequence ATGACGGGCATCTTGAAATTGCTCGGGACCTCGATCCGGCATTGCTGGCGCTTCACCGGCACGCTGCTGCTTTGGACTGGCTGGCTGGCGCTCGGCATTCTCCTTGCCGTCCAGATCACGATCGCAACAAGCAGGGAACTCGCCCTTCCCTTCTGGGCCCGCCCGCACGTCGAGAAACGACTCGCCGAACTTGGCATTCGCGGGACCTTCGGGCCGACGATGATCGACACCGGCGGAAGCATGTTCATCCAGGATTTCCGGATTTTTCATCCAACCGTCGATGAACCACTCCTGACCGCGGATTCAGTTTTTGTCAGATTCGATCCCCGGTGGCTGGCCGTCGGCCGCATTGTGCCGCTTGATCTGGAAATCGAAGGCGGAACATTGTGGCTGCCCCCGATGTATTCCCCCACCGGCCGGAAGGAGGCGGCACTCAGTGAAATTTCCGTTCAACTCGCGGTGGACGGATCGGATCTGCTGGTCTCCGGATTGTCAGCAAGGTTGGGCGCACTTGGCATACGCTCCCACGGGCGAATGAAACTCCCCCCCCAGCCCGGAAGATTGAGGCGGATGAGTCTTCACGAGATGTGGGCCGAAGGTGTTCATGCCTATCTGCGATTGATGAGGCAGCTGCAGGGACCGCTCGAGTGGATCAATCGCCTCGAAGGGGCAACCTTGCTGGTGAATCTGAGTGAGAGTGCGGACAAGAAAGCCATGGCAATGGCGGATCTCGATCTTATTGCCCGGCGTTTCAGGCTGCCTGGAAACTCGGTCCGCGGACTGGCGGAACCTCTCATCCTTGATGGCATCCTCCTCAAGACGACGTTTCCGATCGGAGGAGGCAGGCCTTCGGATCTGCAGCTTCGGTGCGAGGTGGCGCACATCGAGGCACCGGAGGAACGAAAGGTCGACGATGTTGATTGCGTGGTCGGAGTCACACTGGACCCCGCATCGTTTCGGCTGGCGCCAAAGTCCCTGAAATCCCGAATCGGCACCGTTGTGGCCGCCCCCTGGTCCGCCCGGGCAATCACCATGGAGACAAGCCTCCCCCGGGTCGCACCCTCCCTCAGCGCGCTTTTCGCAGGAAAGCTCTGGAGCCTCAGTTTTGACTCCTTGAATCTCCAAACCGGCGCCTCCCGGCTGAGCGTCCGCGGGGACATATCGACCCAGTTTATTCATTGGGTCGGCAACGCAGTTGGACACCCCCTTGAAAAGGAGATCAGCCTCCGGTCGGACCCGCACCTGCGTGCTGAAGTCGACCTGGCTGCAGGTTGGAGGCCCGAGCGTTTCAGCGGACACGTCGCGGTCGATGCGGTGGTCGCGCACACGGTTGCGCTCGATGGTGCGAGCGCGGAGTTTGAGTGTGCAGGCCACACGCTCCGCTTCAAAGACATCACGCTGGAACAGGGGCCGAGCATCGCCCGTGGTAGTTATTGGATGGATACGCAGTCGCATGACTTTCGCTTCCTGCTGGACGGCAGGCTTGAGCCTTCCGGAATAGGCGGCTGGTTTCATGAATGGTGGCCGGATTTCTGGCTAAATTTCGACTTCTCGCGCTCCGTTCCATCCGCGTCGGTTGACGTCCGGGGTCAATGGGGGCGCAATTCGGACCTGTCGGTGTTCGTGGCCGCGGAAAACGGCCGGACTGCAATCCGCGGCGTCCAGTTTGACCATGTGCGCACACGACTGTTTGTCCGTCCGCACTTTTATGACGCGCTTTTCTTCCGCGCGGACCAGGGACCGCGATTCGCCCACGGAACGTTTGCGCGGACGGTGAACTGGGAAAGCAGGTCCTGGTCCCGGCTGGAATTCGACGCGACCTCGACGATGGATTTGAACGAGGCGGCCCGCGTCATTGGAATCGAGGGCCTCGGAATCGTGGAGCCATTCAAGTTTTCTCAGCCGCCCCAGCTCCGGCTTTCCGGGCAGATCGACGGCCCGGGCTCGTCCAAGGGCGGGCATCGGAGGGTGAATCTTGCCTTCTATGCGGCGGGACCCGGCTCGTACCACGACTTTCCGCTGAAGGACATTTCAGTGAACGGCACAATCAACGACGACGACATAGTGCTTGATCCGATTGCCACGGGGTTCGCGCAGGGGACCGCGGAGGGACGCGTTCACCTGAGCGGCGAGGACCCATCGCGACGACTCGGATTTGATCTGCGACTGAAGAATGCCGCGCTTGGCGAGGGCATACGGATCCTGGAGGATTTCGCGGCAAAGCGCGCGGGACGCGAACCTCCGAAGCAGAGCAGGCTGCAGGAGCAGATTGCCGCCGGCCGGATTGATCTGGCGATGTCGGCGGACGGGATGTTTGAGGACCTGTTGAGTTACCAAGGTCAGGGCAACGCGGAATTGACCGGAGCGGACCTGGCCGAGATTCATCTGTTCGGCGTTCTCTCCCAGGTGCTGAGACGCACCTTGTTCAACTTCAGCACCCTCAAGCTGGATGCAATGCAGGCCAACTTTTCGATTCATGGGCCCAAAATCCATTTTCCGCAGATTCGCGTGACGGGGCCGCGTGCGGCAATAGACGCCAAGGGTGACTATCTGCTCGACAGGAAGATGCTGGACGCAACCGCAAAACTCTATCCGTTCGAGCAAAGCAGCTTCATACTCAGCAATGCTCTCGGATTCGTGCTTACGCCGCTTTCCGAGGCTCTTGAGTTCAAGCTCACCGGTCCGCTTGACAATCCCAACTGGAGCTTCGTGTACGGACCGTCAAATTTCCTGCGCGCGCTGCGCGGTGGCAATGGGAGCCCCGTGGAGCCGGTCAATCCCTCCGGAAAATGA